A single Venturia canescens isolate UGA chromosome 1, ASM1945775v1, whole genome shotgun sequence DNA region contains:
- the LOC122411069 gene encoding uncharacterized protein, producing the protein MANDYSDSDSDNTDEIPIEILKKAKKISMDSLPAKSKREYIKEYNSFKAWRKTKRTSSFDEAVFIVYFNELSVKLSSATLWSKYSKLRSTVNKFGGIDIGNYKKLIRILKTLHANYVPKKSNIFTAEDVSKFFKEAPDNQYLDVKVVLAVGIMGACRTCELVSLKYSAVEDHNTMVLMKIPGMETAVERCFTI; encoded by the exons atggcAAATGATTACAGTGACTCTGACTCAGATAATACAGATGAGATTCCTATAGAAATTCTAAAAAAagctaaaaaaatttcgatggaCTCTTTACCTGCAAAATCAAAACGAGAGTATATTAAAGAATACAACAGCTTCAAAGCTTGGCGTAAAACTAAACGCACGTCGTCGTTTGATGAAGCAGTTTTTATAGTGTATTTCAACGAGTTATCAGTAAAACTCAGTTCAGCAACGTTGTGgtcaaaatattcgaaattgcgGTCCACAGTAAATAAATTCGGTGGAATTGATATCGGAAATTATAAAAAGCTGATTAGGATTTTAAAAACGTTACACGCAAACTATGTACCAAAGAAGTCAAACATTTTTACGGCGGAAGATgtctcaaaatttttcaaggaaGCTCCAGACAATCAGTATTTGGACGTAAAG GTCGTACTTGCAGTTGGAATTATGGGAGCTTGTCGAACTTGTGAATTGGTGTCATTGAAATACAGTGCCGTTGAAGATCATAATACTATGGTTTTAATGAAGATTCCTGGTATGGAAACAGCAGTAGAACGCtgttttacaatttaa
- the LOC122407869 gene encoding uncharacterized protein translates to MSGVGDDEVPGPSTAQDDIEYSLCSEVSKLRLKDALVYYEQILTQNNLVAPTPSEVITEEGMLLAEDLFHYTVQTLQEKKFVTDEELIMLDELDEEYAFDEPASDNEDSSENYEPEEKRAKLYTDNIPLDYKRKVINIVRAHPTWSLKVLQKNGCSRLKRMEELPKWEKHVKSGGTMTDKYATIDSWTYDRFEEARQNNQQVTTRNLQQWALSAASQFENFDFKASDRWVMKFKRKHRICQKKITKFVTERETATLDEILEAAEDFRIQARDVIPNFGPDFVINTDQTGCQYQSTFDRTLATKGSKVVLVKRQNMNKVTHSYTAQYSVTLSGKLLPLVFVCLQETTGSFGPRVQKSIDEYLKKYGNVVVTSSKSGKLTTKLYKDFLINVLKPYVKKEKFFLIIDSWGGQTDTVMYNEVFRNDRHLPTCTVQVIPPKCTPLVQPCDVYFYRQVKNFIKRLQNCAYLIEQGREINDREDCIKIHSIVHHQLSSPVFNNMIRYAWFASKLCDQREIFMNVNEVCFPIDVLKKNCECNNAAFVRCARCRENYCFPCFYDGYHSGSCNITPDV, encoded by the exons ATGTCGGGCGTGGGAGACGACGAGGTGCCTGGGCCTTCGACGGCACAAGATGATATTGAATATTCTTTGTGCAgtgaagtttcaaaattacgATTGAAGGATGCCCTCGTATATTACGAGCAAATTCTCACACAAAATAATCTTGTGGCACCAACACCATCGGAGGTAATTACTGAAGAGGGAATGTTACTAGCAGAAGACTTGTTCCATTATACAGTACAAActttacaagaaaaaaagtttgtaacGGATGAAGAACTAATTATGCTTGATGAATTGGACGAAGAATACGCTTTTGACGAGCCTGCATCTGACAACGAAGATTCTTCTGAAAATTATGAGCCAGAGGAGAAAAGGGCGAAATTGTACACGGACAATATTCCGCTGGATTATAAAAGGAAAGTTATCAATATAGTTCGAGCACATCCGACATGGAGCCTAAAAGTTCTGCAAAAAAACGGGTGCAGCCGCTTAAAGCGCATGGAGGAATTGCCAAAATGGgaaaaacatgtaaaaagCGGAGGAACCATGACAGACAAATACGCGACCATCGATTCGTGGACTTACGATCGCTTTGAAGAAGCGCGACAGAACAACCAACAAGTTACAACCCGGAACTTGCAGCAGTGGGCTTTATCGGCTGCGagtcaatttgaaaattttgatttcaaaGCTTCCGATAGGTGGGTTATGAAATTTAAACGGAAACATCGAAtttgccaaaaaaaaatcacgaagttTGTAACGGAAAGAGAAACCGCAACGCTGGATGAAATCCTGGAAGCTGCAGAAGATTTTCGTATCCAGGCTCGTGATGTTATACCAAACTTTGGTCCCGATTTCGTCATTAATACAGACCAAACAG gaTGCCAATACCAGTCGACGTTCGACAGAACTCTGGCGACCAAAGGATCAAAAGTAGTGCTGGTAAAGCGGCAGAATATGAATAAAGTCACCCATTCCTATACTGCGCAGTACTCTGTCACCCTATCAGGAAAATTGTTGCCCCTGGTGTTCGTATGCCTACAAGAAACAACAGGTTCATTTGGTCCCAGAGTTCAAAAATCGATCGACGAGTACCTAAAAAAATACGGAAACGTCGTAGTCACGTCATCAAAATCGGGAAAATTGACTACAAAGTtatacaaagattttttaatcaacGTTTTGAAACCCtacgtaaaaaaagaaaagtttttcttAATTATCGATTCCTGGGGAGGCCAAACCGATACTGTGATGTACAATGAGGTGTTTCGAAATGACAGGCATCTGCCTACTTGCACGGTGCAGGTAATTCCACCAAAATGCACTCCATTAGTCCAACCTTGTGACGTGTATTTTTACCGccaagtaaaaaatttcataaagcgTCTGCAGAACTGCGCCTATCTGATTGAACAAGGACGTGAAATTAATGATAGAGAAGATtgcataaaaattcattctatTGTTCATCATCAGTTGTCTTCTCCGGTCTTCAATAACATGATCAGATATGCGTGGTTTGCTTCGAAACTTTGCGATCAAAGAGAAATCTTCATGAACGTGAATGAAGTTTGTTTTCCGATCgatgtattgaaaaaaaattgcgaatgtAACAATGCAGCGTTTGTACGGTGTGCGAGATGCCGTGAAAATTACTGTTTTCCTTGTTTTTACGATGGTTACCACTCTGGCTCGTGTAACATTACACCCGATGTATAA